The following proteins are encoded in a genomic region of Rhizobium sp. ZPR4:
- a CDS encoding DUF4070 domain-containing protein, whose protein sequence is MAHIVIINPRFETSYWGMEHALPLFDAKANLPVACLPLLAALTPAEHTVTLVDENIEPIDYGLCERADIVALTGMIVQRFRMTEILTELKRRNCFIVVGGPWVTVKEDYFGNLVDVSFIGEAEETWPKFLAEWQEGHHARRYEQSDRTDMSTVPVPRFDLLKMDDYAVGSIQFSRGCPFTCDFCDIIVVFGRKPRIKTSIQIIAEMEALLASGMDTAFIVDDNLIGNKKAIKEVLRDVVAWQERHHYPMTFLTEASIDLADDAELMQLMVDANIRTVFIGIETPNEEALRETKKLQNLRKGGTMLEKIHSIQQTGMEVWCGMILGFDSDDATIFDAQRVFIKDARIVNAMIGMLAAIPKTPLYTRLAKEGRLDHDDPPAYGTNVIPLNLSRETLRDGYLSVLSDLHQPAAYFDRLDALYIDARIEPESTRLRHLRRHPLRLIALNATWALEAVGIFVRLMRRVKEADLRATYRARLFNLLRHRRSPVVLQIYAIKCAMHYHAHIMVQQMRTGGGIVNSF, encoded by the coding sequence ATGGCTCATATCGTCATCATCAATCCGCGTTTCGAAACCTCTTATTGGGGCATGGAACATGCCCTGCCGCTGTTCGATGCGAAGGCCAATCTTCCCGTGGCCTGTCTGCCATTGCTTGCGGCGCTGACGCCGGCCGAGCATACCGTCACGCTGGTCGATGAGAATATCGAGCCGATAGACTACGGCCTTTGCGAGAGGGCCGATATCGTTGCCCTGACGGGCATGATCGTCCAGCGCTTTCGCATGACGGAAATTCTGACCGAGCTCAAACGGCGCAACTGTTTCATCGTCGTCGGCGGACCTTGGGTTACGGTCAAGGAGGATTATTTCGGCAATCTCGTCGATGTCTCCTTCATCGGCGAGGCGGAAGAAACCTGGCCCAAATTCTTGGCTGAATGGCAGGAGGGCCATCACGCGCGGCGCTACGAACAGTCCGACAGGACGGATATGAGCACGGTGCCCGTGCCGCGCTTCGATCTTCTGAAGATGGATGACTATGCGGTCGGCAGCATCCAGTTCTCGCGCGGCTGTCCCTTCACCTGTGATTTCTGCGATATCATCGTGGTCTTCGGCCGCAAGCCGCGCATCAAGACCAGCATCCAGATCATCGCCGAGATGGAGGCGCTGCTCGCGTCAGGAATGGATACGGCCTTCATCGTCGACGACAATCTGATCGGCAACAAGAAAGCGATCAAGGAAGTGTTGCGCGATGTCGTCGCCTGGCAGGAGCGCCATCATTATCCGATGACGTTCCTGACGGAGGCGTCGATCGATCTGGCTGACGATGCCGAGCTGATGCAGCTGATGGTCGATGCCAATATCCGCACGGTCTTCATTGGCATCGAGACGCCGAACGAGGAGGCGCTGCGCGAAACCAAGAAGCTGCAGAACCTGCGCAAGGGCGGGACGATGCTGGAGAAGATCCACTCGATCCAGCAGACCGGTATGGAAGTCTGGTGCGGCATGATCCTGGGTTTCGACAGCGACGATGCGACCATTTTCGATGCGCAGCGGGTTTTCATCAAGGATGCGCGCATCGTCAACGCCATGATCGGCATGCTGGCAGCGATCCCGAAGACGCCGCTCTATACGCGCCTCGCCAAGGAAGGCAGGCTCGATCATGATGATCCGCCAGCCTACGGCACCAACGTCATTCCGCTCAACCTCTCACGGGAAACCCTGAGGGACGGGTATCTTTCGGTCTTAAGCGATCTGCATCAGCCGGCTGCCTATTTCGATCGGTTGGATGCGCTCTACATTGATGCGCGTATCGAACCGGAAAGCACTCGCTTACGCCATCTGCGCCGACATCCGTTGCGTCTGATCGCGCTCAACGCAACATGGGCACTCGAGGCGGTCGGGATTTTCGTTCGGTTGATGCGCCGGGTGAAGGAGGCGGATTTGCGCGCCACCTATCGCGCGCGGCTTTTCAACCTCCTGCGGCATCGACGATCCCCCGTGGTGCTGCAAATCTACGCGATCAAGTGCGCCATGCATTATCACGCCCATATCATGGTGCAGCAGATGCGAACCGGCGGCGGCATCGTCAATTCGTTCTGA
- a CDS encoding DUF1127 domain-containing protein — protein sequence MTNSQFIVADNLAAAVDELCLKFGAWRTARALLLVVWKQRQTRRVVSELSNYQLRDIGLPEREDPLGHPSHMPPHLRTYS from the coding sequence ATGACGAACTCACAATTTATAGTTGCTGATAACTTAGCGGCAGCGGTCGATGAACTGTGCCTGAAATTCGGTGCTTGGAGGACGGCGCGCGCCTTGCTGCTCGTCGTCTGGAAGCAGCGTCAGACCAGGAGAGTGGTGTCGGAACTGTCGAACTATCAGCTCCGCGACATCGGTCTCCCCGAACGGGAAGACCCTCTTGGGCATCCCAGCCATATGCCCCCGCATCTGCGCACCTACAGCTGA